AATATGGTCATCGAGCTTATGCGGGCCGGTAACTGAGGCATCCCTTTGCTAATCAACGCCCACCCACCCACGTGGACAGCCAGCCCTAATACAAGCAACCACATGAGATTACGAAAATCGGGGAACGCCGTGCTCTCATTCGTAAAGAGAGTCACGCTAAACAAAGTAATGGCACCAAAGAGGCAAGAGATAACTAAATTGACGGAGATAGGCCAAGCACCCTCAACACTTTGACTTTGCCGCAGCGAGAGTATGTAGCTTGCGTAAAAGAAGGCGGTTCCAACCCCCATCAGAATACCGGTGGGGTCGAGGGTTTGATTGAGGAGACCGGGCACAGTGAGTAAGGCTACACCTGCAATCGCAACCAGAGACCACATTAAAAAGTTTTTGGGTGGCGCTTCCTTCAAGAGAGTGCCGGAGATAATGGCGACCCAAAAAATTTGAGTATTGGCAAGTAGCGTTGCGAGTCCCGCTCCGGTGAGCAGGATTGCTCTATGAAAGAGTGCCAGGTCAAAACCGAATACGATGCCTGATAAAACAGCCCAAAAAAGCGGGTTGTAGCTTTTGGGTCTGGGCTTGGTTCGCAAGGCCATCAAGGCGAAAGGAACCAGCGAAAGAGTTGCAAAAGCCAACCGGTAGAAGCCAATGGTTGAGGGTGCGGCTTCAATGACTTTCACGAGTGGTGCAGCCCAGCTAATCGCCATAGCGCCCAGTGCTACAAGGCCAAGTGCTTGAACATTGGTGGGAATTGGGTCTGCTACAGGCTTAGACATGGGTTGGGTGCTATCAGAAGGATTCGGTGGCGGCTAGGCAAAGCATTGAAAAGTGCGGTGATTTTACCGTAGGGTGCAGTATGACTGTAAAAACGATAATTATTACGGGCTCCGCGAGCGGCATTGGCCTGAAGCTAACGAATAGGTTGTTCAAAGAAGGGCATCGTATTCTCGCCACAGATGTAAATGAGAACGGACTTCATGCGGCGGCACGAGTGCATGGATGGGATAAGAGCCGTGGGATGATGTTGGCCGCACATGATGTGCGCTCGGCCGAATCCTGGGATGCATGTGTGGCGTCGGTTGTGAAGCGTTGGGGGAAGCTTGATGTCCTTTTGAATATCGCCGGAATTCTCATTCCCAGCTATTCTCATGAAATCGACGAGGCCCATATTCAGAAACATCTGGATATCAATGTGAAGGGTGTGATGCTCGGCACAATGGCAGCCGCCAAGCATATGGTCATGCGAAGAGAAGGTCATATCGTGAACATGGCATCGCTTGCGGGCGTAACGCCGGTACCAGGTTTGGCGGTCTACAGCGGCTCGAAGCACGCAGTACGCGGGTTTACACTGTCGGCGGCGCTAGACTTAAAAGAGCATGGGGTTGATGTGTCATGTGTGTGCCCTGATGCGGTTGATACACCGATGTTGGATTTACAAAAAGACTATGAGGAAGCATCTCTTACATTTTCTGGACCACAGCCGCTTACCGCGGATGAAGTTGTCGCAGCGATTGTAGAGGATGTTTTACCCAATAAAACTCTCGAGACTCTCTTGGCTCCAAATTACTCAGGCCGAGCTCAAATGGCTCGGATGGCAAGTCTCTTTCCCGACCTGGGAATGAAGCTTGGAACTTTGATTCGCAAGCAGGCACGTAAATCGTTTCGCGAGAAATTTGGCGCAAGGAAGTGAGAGGAGGGCATCATGGCTCAAAAAGACGGCTTAGAGAATTATCCCGACATCGAGTATTCATCTCATTTTAAGACTGCTCGGCAATCAACGATGCCATCGGAGCGCCTCCAGGCCATCCGCGAGTCTGCGCAGGGCTTTCGTGAGGAGATGTTGGCTGAGAGTCAGGTTGTTTATTACCGTTCGTTTGAACTCATTCATGTACCGTACCCAACACGTTATGGGCTTCTAAATGCGTGTTCCGTGCCTACGCCATTCTTACATTTACTGAATAAGTTGGTCATCGTTCAGTATAAAACACCAGCTGGCATCAAGACACTTCTGGTTGGCCCCGCGGATTTTGAGGCCAACCGTGAAACGCCTTTTTTTAAGAGGCTCGCTGCCGGGTTTGGTCCATTTAACAAGCCTATGCGAAAATTCTTGGCACCGATAATTCGGACGGTTGAAGACTGCCTGCGTGAAGCCGGCCTTCGCGCGGAGGACGTTGACTACAT
This is a stretch of genomic DNA from Deltaproteobacteria bacterium. It encodes these proteins:
- a CDS encoding DMT family transporter, producing MSKPVADPIPTNVQALGLVALGAMAISWAAPLVKVIEAAPSTIGFYRLAFATLSLVPFALMALRTKPRPKSYNPLFWAVLSGIVFGFDLALFHRAILLTGAGLATLLANTQIFWVAIISGTLLKEAPPKNFLMWSLVAIAGVALLTVPGLLNQTLDPTGILMGVGTAFFYASYILSLRQSQSVEGAWPISVNLVISCLFGAITLFSVTLFTNESTAFPDFRNLMWLLVLGLAVHVGGWALISKGMPQLPARISSMTI
- a CDS encoding SDR family oxidoreductase — encoded protein: MTVKTIIITGSASGIGLKLTNRLFKEGHRILATDVNENGLHAAARVHGWDKSRGMMLAAHDVRSAESWDACVASVVKRWGKLDVLLNIAGILIPSYSHEIDEAHIQKHLDINVKGVMLGTMAAAKHMVMRREGHIVNMASLAGVTPVPGLAVYSGSKHAVRGFTLSAALDLKEHGVDVSCVCPDAVDTPMLDLQKDYEEASLTFSGPQPLTADEVVAAIVEDVLPNKTLETLLAPNYSGRAQMARMASLFPDLGMKLGTLIRKQARKSFREKFGARK